A single region of the Malaclemys terrapin pileata isolate rMalTer1 chromosome 2, rMalTer1.hap1, whole genome shotgun sequence genome encodes:
- the ADRA2B gene encoding alpha-2B adrenergic receptor, with protein MDSPEGYSVQATAAIAAIITFLILFTIFGNVLVIIAVLTSRSLKAPQNLFLVSLAAADILVATLIIPFSLANELMGYWHFRKTWCEIYLALDVLFCTSSIVHLCAISLDRYWSVSQAIEYNSKRTPKRIKGIILIVWMIAAFISLPPLIYKGNKKDSQDGRPQCKLNEEAWYILSSSIGSFFAPCIIMILVYLRIYFIAKHRTRQGSRGKKSKAEKKGTSKKITGPTSETSPQQLSEREPNGHQVPNEDSDQPATPTLPAHRTSLLSLEEEQQQLPPSATNPCQPQSEKKESSGSSPLERSPHCSLKQRNGHPQSSVKGMETLATAKGEVLLVRRVKTLSANPWKRKTHLNREKRFTFVLAVVIGVFVLCWFPFFFLYSLGAICPELCKVPNSVFQFFFWIGYCNSSLNPVIYTIFNQDFRKAFRKILCRQGTQTAW; from the coding sequence ATGGACAGCCCTGAGGGCTACTCGGTCCAAGCCACCGCGGCCATCGCTGCCATCATCACCTTCCTCATCCTCTTCACCATCTTCGGCAACGTGCTGGTGATCATCGCCGTGCTCACCAGCCGGTCCCTCAAGGCCCCCCAGAACCTCTTCCTGGTGTCCCTGGCAGCGGCCGACATCCTGGTGGCCACCCTCATCATCCCCTTTTCCCTCGCCAATGAGCTGATGGGCTACTGGCACTTCCGGAAGACCTGGTGCGAGATCTACCTGGCCTTGGACGTTCTCTTCTGCACCTCCTCCATCGTGCATCTCTGCGCCATCAGCCTGGACCGGTACTGGTCCGTCAGCCAGGCCATCGAGTACAACTCCAAGAGGACCCCCAAGAGGATCAAGGGCATCATCCTCATTGTGTGGATGATCGCGGCCTTCATTTCCCTGCCTCCCCTCATCTACAAGGGGAACAAGAAGGACAGCCAGGATGGCAGGCCACAGTGCAAACTCAACGAGGAGGCGTGGTACATCCTCTCCTCCAGCATCGGCTCCTTCTTTGCCCCCTGCATCATCATGATCCTGGTCTACCTGCGGATTTACTTTATAGCAAAGCACCGGACCCGGCAAGGCTCCAGGGGCAAGAAGTCCAAGGCTGAGAAGAAGGGGACATCTAAGAAAATCACTGGCCCGACCTCTGAgacctctccccagcagctgagTGAAAGGGAACCCAATGGGCATCAGGTGCCCAATGAGGATAGTGACCAGCCGGCGACCCCTACGCTCCCTGCCCACAGGACGTCTCTCCTGagcctggaggaggagcagcagcagctgccgccaTCTGCCACTAACCCTTGCCAGCCCCAATCGGAGAAGAAAGAGTCTTCTGGCTCCAGTCCGCTGGAGCGCTCCCCACACTGCAGCCTCAAGCAGCGCAACGGGCACCCCCAGAGCTCTGTCAAGGGCATGGAGACCCTGGCCACTGCCAAGGGGGAGGTGCTGCTGGTGAGGAGGGTGAAGACCCTGAGTGCCAACCCTTGGAAGAGGAAGACCCACCTCAACCGGGAGAAGAGGTTCACCTTTGTCCTAGCTGTGGTAATCGGGGTCTTTGTCCTCTGCTGGttccctttcttctttctctATAGCCTGGGGGCCATCTGCCCAGAACTCTGCAAGGTCCCCAACAGCGTGTTCCAGTTCTTCTTCTGGATTGGCTACTGCAACAGCTCCTTGAACCCTGTGATCTACACCATCTTCAATCAGGACTTCCGCAAGGCCTTCCGCAAGATCCTCTGCAGGCAGGGGACTCAGACTGCCTGGTGA